One window from the genome of Deinococcus sp. NW-56 encodes:
- the lgt gene encoding prolipoprotein diacylglyceryl transferase, with product MDPVFLQIGNFTIAWYGVLITLGIVLGLLVGTRLARQRGLNVDLFNDMVLWAIIWGLVGARIVFVATSWEQFAGTPMPRLLLDIINLRQGGISIHGGLIGGILVLVYYARRYRLNFYRYADLFVPGVAFGIIGGRIGNIMNGTDTVGRVTGWPVGYRWPDSARAFHEGMCIPNPNPDMDLSRYCQEIGGQLVMTAPVHFTQLYGVFIGIVLSIAAYFWLRSRKAGWAFWQFWLWYSILRAGLEETFRLNPLAIKTYLNQGLDAPGIGLWTDTHIISVPLILLSLYMLIKIRRQPDTVTSAPAAAAPQPDMR from the coding sequence GCATCGTCCTGGGGCTGCTGGTCGGCACCCGGCTGGCCCGTCAGCGCGGGCTGAACGTGGACCTCTTCAACGACATGGTGCTGTGGGCGATCATCTGGGGGCTGGTGGGCGCCCGCATCGTGTTCGTGGCGACCTCCTGGGAGCAGTTCGCGGGCACGCCCATGCCCCGGCTGCTGCTGGACATCATCAACCTGCGCCAGGGCGGCATCTCGATTCACGGCGGGCTGATCGGCGGGATTCTGGTGCTGGTGTATTACGCCCGGCGCTACCGGCTGAACTTCTACCGGTACGCCGACCTGTTCGTGCCCGGCGTGGCGTTCGGCATCATCGGCGGGCGCATCGGCAACATCATGAACGGCACCGACACGGTGGGCCGGGTGACCGGGTGGCCGGTCGGCTACCGCTGGCCCGATTCCGCCCGCGCCTTTCACGAGGGCATGTGCATTCCCAACCCCAACCCCGACATGGACCTCTCGCGCTACTGCCAGGAGATCGGCGGGCAGCTCGTGATGACGGCGCCCGTGCACTTCACCCAGCTTTACGGCGTGTTCATCGGCATCGTGCTGAGTATCGCCGCCTACTTCTGGCTGCGCTCGCGCAAGGCAGGCTGGGCCTTCTGGCAGTTCTGGCTGTGGTACTCCATCCTGCGGGCCGGGCTGGAGGAAACGTTCCGCCTCAACCCGCTGGCGATCAAGACCTATCTCAACCAGGGCCTCGACGCCCCCGGCATCGGCCTGTGGACCGACACACACATCATCAGCGTGCCGCTGATCCTGCTGAGCCTTTACATGCTGATCAAGATTCGGCGCCAGCCCGATACGGTCACTTCTGCCCCGGCAGCGGCGGCCCCCCAGCCGGACATGCGCTGA